A single Macaca fascicularis isolate 582-1 chromosome 13, T2T-MFA8v1.1 DNA region contains:
- the LOC135966936 gene encoding protein FAM90A5-like produces the protein MARRDPKSGANRLVRAQTLQKQQRAPVGPRAPPPDEEDPRVKCKNCGAFGHTARSTRCPMKCWNGALVPQTFGRKEGKENRKPWKPQVRRNPGPLNKEKGEKEARPRQQDLQRKALLQIFSGTPPEKLPPNRKESMESCDYLRVASRPMPVQATNKRPRVDHALTDGSATKMSDTVSILASLSPLRKASLSSSSSLRPKERQTGAVADIPQPGVRQQGPEPLVVRKPTHSRPQGGRREVPQAASKPHGLIRVISPQAQDKRPAVTSQPCPPADTHSLGLGSNLSFRPGAKRPAQAPTQACLNFPKKPRMGPFQMPENAIQGGELGAPETLQPPPAATELRPSPSPQMSRRTPAQVPSSDRQPPHSRPCLPTAQACTMSHHPAASHDGAQPLRMLFRRLENGWWSSSLLTAPLFPSPEKPGAFLAHSRHVSEKSEAPCVPVPLSVLYEDLQVSSSSEDSDSDLE, from the exons ATGGCACGTCGTGACCCCAAAAGTGGGGCAAACAGACTCGTGAGAGCCCAGACCCTCCAGAAGCAGCAGAGGGCCCCAGTTGGGCCAAGGGCTCCCCCACCCGATGAAGAAGATCCCAGG GTCAAGTGCAAAAACTGCGGGGCCTTTGGCCACACGGCCAGAAGTACCAGGTGCCCCATGAAGTGCTGGAACGGAGCCCTGGTTCcccagacctttgggagaaaggaagggaaggaaaaccgGAAACCATGGAAGCCCCAGGTTCGAAGGAACCCTGGGCCCTTgaacaaggaaaagggagagaaggaagcgAGACCAAG GCAACAAGACCTGCAGAGGAAGGCTCTCCTCCAGATCTTTTCCGGGACACCTCCGGAGAAGCTGCCGCCAAATCGAAAAGAATCCATGGAATCTTGTGATTATCTGAGG gttgCAAGCAGGCCAATGCCGGTCCAAGCAACTAATAAGAGGCCACGCGTGGACCATGCCCTCACTGATGGCTCAGCTACGAAAATGTCTGACACGGTATCCATCTTGGCTTCACTGTCTCCCCTCAGAAAAGCCAGTCTGAGCTCCTCGTCAAGTCTCCGACCAAAGGAACGACAGACAGGGGCTGTGGCCGACATCCCTCAGCCTGGAGTCAGGCAGCAGGGCCCGGAGCCTCTCGTCGTGAGGAAGCCGACACACAGCAGGCCTCAGGGTGGCCGTCGAGAAgttccccaggctgcctccaagCCCCACGGCCTGATCCGGGTCATCAGCCCCCAGGCACAAGACAAACGTCCTGCGGTGacctcacagccctgcccaccagccGACACACACAGCTTGGGCCTCGGCTCCAATCTCAGTTTCAGGCCAGGAGCCAAGAGACCTGCCCAGGCTCCGACTCAGGCTTGCCTGAACTTCCCCAAGAAACCGAGAATGGGTCCCTTCCAGATGCCCGAAAATGCCATCcagggaggtgagctgggggCCCCGGAGACTCTCCAACCTCCGCCAGCTGCAACCGAACTCAGACCAAGTCCGTCGCCCCAGATGAGCAGGAGGACACCCGCCCAGGTGCCCAGCAGCGACCGGCAGCCTCCGCACAGCAGACCTTGCCTGCCTACTGCCCAGGCCTGCACCATGTCCCATCACCCAGCGGCCAGCCACGATGGGGcccagcctctcagaatgctCTTCCGGAGACTGGAAAACGGATGGtggagctccagcctcctgacagcTCCCTTGTTTCCCTCTCCTGAGAAGCCGGGAGCCTTCCTCGCTCACAGCCGTCATGTCTCAGAGAAGTCTGAGGCTCCCTGTGTTCCTGTCCCCCTGAGTGTCCTCTATGAGGACCTTCaggtttcctcctcctcagaggacaGCGATTCTGACCTGGAGTGA